The nucleotide sequence CGGCCTGCCGCCGCCGATGCTGTCGGTGCTCACCGGCGACCCGCGCGAGATCGCCGACGAGCTGCTGACCAACGCCGACGTCGACCTCGTCACCTTCACCGGCGGCGTGCCGATCGGCAAGTACATCGCGGCCAAGGCGGTCTACAAGCGCCAGATCCTCGAGCTCGGCGGCAACGACCCGATCATCGTGATGGACGATGCCGACATCGAGGAGGCGGCCACGCTCGCGGCCAGCGGCTCGTACAAGAACTCGGGCCAGCGCTGCACCGCGATCAAGCGCATGCTGGTGCACGAATCGGTGGCCGACCAGTTCGTCGAGCTGCTGGTGGCCAAGACCCGCGCATTGAAGTACGGCGACCCGATGGATCCCGACACCGACATGGGCACGGTGATCGACGAGGCCGCCGCGAAGCAGTTCGAGGGCGTGGTCAACGAGGCCATCGCGGCCGGCGCGAAGCTGCTGTACGGCAACGAGCGCCGCGGCGCGCTGTATTCGCCGACGGTGCTCGACCGCGTCGACCCCGGGATGACGGTGGCCAAGCACGAGACTTTCGGTCCCGTGTCGCCGGTGATCCGCTTCAAGACCATCGACGAGGCGATCCGCATCTCGAACGGCACGGCCTACGGCCTGTCGTCGTCGATCTGCACCAACCGGCTCGACCACATCACGCGCTTCATCCGCGAGCTCAACGTCGGCAGCGTCAACGTGCGCGAGGTGCCGGGCTACCGGCTCGAACTCACGCCCTTCGGCGGCATCAAGGACTCCGGCCTGGGCTACAAGGAAGGCGTGCTCGAGGCGATGAAGAGCTTCACCAACACCAAGACCTACTCGCTGCCCTGGTAACCATGAGCCTGAGCCTTCCCGACATCGTCGGCCTGTTCGAAACCAAGGGCCATGCCCAGTACGACGGCGAGCCCGTCACCCAGCTCGAGCATGCGCTGCAATCCGCGCACCTGGCCGAGCAGGAGGGGGCGGACAGCGCGCTGATCGCCGCCTCGCTGCTGCACGACCTGGGCCACCTGCTGCACGACTTCGGCGGCACGCCGACGCAGCAAAGGCTCGACGACCTGCACCAGTACCGCTGCCTGCCGTTCCTGCGCGCGCTGTTCGACGTGGCCACGCTGGAACCGATCCGGCTGCACGTGGACGCCAAGCGCTTCCTGTGCGCGCGCGAGCCCGGCCACCTCGAGGCACTGTCGCCCGATTCGCAGCGCAGCCTGCAGCTGCAGGGCGGCGTGTTCGATTCGGCGCAGGCCAGTGCCTTCGAGGCGCTGCCCTACGCGAAGGACGCGGTGCGGCTGCGGCGCTGGGACGACACGGCCAAGTGCGCCGACGCGAAGACGCCGGACCTCGCGCATTACGTGCGGCACCTCGAGGCCGCGTTGAAGCCCACCGCCATCGCCGCATGAGCGGTACGCCACCGGTCGTGCTGGCGCGCCGCCCGGCGACGCGGGAAGACATCCCCTTCCTGCTCGCGCTGCGGCAGCGCACGATGAACGGCCACGTGGTGGCCTCGGGCGCCGAGGTCAGCGATGCGCACCACATGGCGCGGCTGATGCACCGCTTCGAATGCGCCGAGGTGCTGCTGCACGAGGGCGAGCCGGTCGGCCTGCTCAAGGTGTCGCGCGATCCGCACGAATGGGTGCTGATCCAGATCCAGCTCGCGCCGCGCTATCAGGGCGGCGGCATCGGCACCGGGCTGCTGGCCGAGGTCGTCGCCGAGGCCGAACGCGCCGGCGTGGACCTCACGCTCAGCGTGCTCAAGGCGAATCCGGCCCGCGCGCTCTACGCGCGCTTCGGCTTCCTCGTCGAGCGCGAGTCCGAGTTTTCCTACGAGATGCGGCGCAAGCCCTGACCACCTACGAAGCCGCCATGCGCCCCTTCTGGATCGAACAGGCCCTCTTCAACGACGGCGACCTCGCGCCCGCGCTGCAGGGCGAATGCGAGGCCGACCTCTGCATCGTCGGCGGCGGCTTCACCGGACTGTGGACCGCGATCCAGGCCAGGCAGCAGGCGCCCGCGCTCGACATCGTCATCCTCGAGAGCGACCTCTGCGGCGCCGGCGCGAGCGGCCGCAACGGCGGCTGCCTGCTCACCTGGTCGGCCAAGTTCCTGACCCTGCGCCGGCTGTTCGGCGAGGACGAGGCGGTGCGCCTGGTCAAGGCCTCGGAGGCGGCGGTGCAGCACATCGCCGACTTCTGCGCCGCCCACGGCATCGACGCCGAGCTGCGCCAGGACGGCACGCTCTACACCGCCACCTCGCCGGCCCAGGTCGGCACGCTCGATCCGATGATGCGCGCGCTCGAAGCGCGCGGCATCCATTCCTATCGCACCTTGCCGCCCGAGGAAGTGGCGCGGCGCTCGGGCTCGGCGCGCAACCTCGCGGGCGTGTACTCGCCGATCGCGGCCACCGTGCATCCGGGCAAGCTGGTGCGCGGGCTGCGGCGCGTGGCGCTGGCGATGGGCATCCGCATCCACGAGCGCACGCCGATGCTCGATTTCTCCACCGGCCATCCGGTCGTGGTGCGCACGCCGGCCGGCAGCGTGCGCGCGAAGAAGCTGGTGCTCGCGATGAATGCCTGGATGGCCAGCCGCTTCGCGCAGTTCGAGCGCACCATCGCCATCGTGTCGAGCGACATGGTGATCACCGAACGCTGCCCCGAGCTGCTCGAGCGCAGCGGCCTGACCGACGGCGTGTCGGTGCTCGATTCGCGCACCTTCGTCTACTACTACCGCGGCACGGCCGATGGCCGCCTCATGCTGGGCAAGGGCGGCAATACCTTCGCCTGGGGAGGGCGCATGGCCAAGGTGTTCTACGAGCGCTCGCCCTACGAGGCCGAGCTCACGCAGGCGCTGCGTTCCTTCTTCCCGGCCCTGAGCGAAACGCCCATCACCGCGAGCTGGAACGGCCCGTCCGACCGCTCGGTCACGGGCTTCCCGTTCTTCGGCCGGCTCGACGGCGCGCCGCACATCTACTACGGCTTCGGCTACTCGGGCAACGGCGTCGGGCCGACCTACATGGGCGGGCAGATCCTGTCGTCGCTGGTGCTCGACCAGGACAACGCCTGGACGCGCAGCCCGATCACAAAGGGGCCGCTCGGCTACTTTCCGCCCGAGCCGGTGCGCTACGTGGGATCGATCGTGGTGCGCAATGCGATCCGCCGCAAGGAACTCGCCGAGGACGAGAACCGGCAACCGTGGCTGGTGGACCGCATGCTCAGCAAGCTCGCCAACGCCGCGGGCAAGGCCGACAAGGCCTGACCCGAGGCGGCGGGCCGGGCGGGCCCGCACGTCATGGCACCCGTCTATGATCCGCGCGCCGCATGGGAGCGGCAGGCATCACAACACGAAGACGAGGAGAAGGCATGACATATTTCAAGGCCGTGCGCCGCCGCACGTTCTGGCTGGGCGCGTTGCTGGCCGTCGCGAGTCTTGTCGGCTGCGGAACGCCGCCGACCTACAAGCTTCGCCCCGTCACCGGGCAGTCGCCGGGGACTTTCTCGCTGGCCCATTCCAAGGTGGTCGAGGACGAGCGCCATGGGACGCGTCATCTGGATGCGGCCAAGAGCATCGTCTACTCCCAGAACTTCGGCGGTGGCGGCGCGGCCCTTGGCCTGCTGCTTGGCCCGTTGGGCGTGGCGGCCAACATCAGCATGATCGACAGCAACACCGAGGCGGACGCCGTGCGCCTGCGAGGCAAGCTGACGCTGGCGCCACGGGAACTGTTCCTCGCGGCCGCGACGCAACAGGGCCTGGAGGTCGTGGACGATGCCGCGGCCGGCGCGACCGGCGCGGCGAGCCGCACGCTGGCCACGCCCTACCTGTTCGTGAGCAAGACCGACAACGACCGCCTGCTGACCGCGGCGGCGGTGCGGCTGGAGTACGGGCAGGGCGCCGACCAGTGGTCGGGCGTCTACATGTACCAGCTGCCTTCGTCGTACCAGCTGGACGACCTGGCCCGCCTCACGCCCGAGATGCAGGCCCGCCTGGGCACGGAGGCGGCCCAGGGCTTCTCGGCGCTCGCGGCCTTCATCGCGAAGGAAGCGCCGCAGCAGGACGGCCAAGCCAAGGGCGGGACCGAGAGAGACTTCAGCTACAAGTCGGATCTGCTGACGCCCCGCATCGAGATCGAGATGAATGGCCGGTTCATCGCGCGGTCCGGCGACCTGATCTGGTTCAGGAGCTTCGGCGGCGTGTATGCCGTGCGCACCTCGAACATCAAGGTCATGTCGGGCGGAGTCTGATCAGTTGGTTTCCGCCAGCGCGTCGCCCAGCGCATTGATCATGCGATCGATCTCCGCCTTCTCCGAGATGAACGGCGGCGCGAGCTGGATGGTGTCGCCGCCGTAGCGCACGTAGAAGCCCTTCTTCCAGCAGTTCATCGCGATCTCGTAGGGGCGGCGCGCCGGTTCGCCGGGCAGCGCGGCGATGGTGAGGCCGGCCGCGAGGCCGAAGTTGCGGATGTCGGTGACGTGCTTGCTGCCCTTGAGGCTGTGCACGGCGTTCTCGAAATGCGGGGCCAGCGCCTTCACGCGCGCGGGCATGTCTTCCTTCTGCAGCACGTCGAGCGCGGCGATGCCGGCGGCGCAGGCCACCGGGTGGGCCGAGTAGGTGTAGCCGTGCGGGAACTCGAGCATGTAGTCGGGACCGCCCGCGGCCATGAAGGTGTCGTAGATCTCCTTGCTGGCGATCACGGCGCCCAGCGGCTGCGCGCCGTTGGTGATCTGCTTGGCGGCATTCATGATGTCGGGCACCACGCCGAAGGCATCGGCGCCGGTGAGGGTGCCGCAGCGGCCGAAACCGGTGATGACCTCGTCGAAGATCAGCAGGATGTTGTGCGCGGTGCAGATGTCGCGCAGGCGCTTGAGGTAGCCCTGCGGCGGGATCACCACGCCGGCCGAACCGGCAAAGGGCTCGACGATGACGGCCGCGATGTTCGAGGCGTCGTGCAGCGCGATCAGGTCGAGCAGACGGTCGGCCAGCTCGGCGCCGTTCTCGGGCATGCCGCGCGTGAAGGCATTGGCCGCGAGCTGGGTGTGGGGCAGGTGGTCGGCCTCGACGCCCTGGCCGAACAGCTTGCGGTTGGCGCCGATGCCGCCGACCGAGATGCCGCCGAAGTTGACGCCGTGGTAGCCCTTCTCGCGGCCGATCAGCCGGGTCTTGCTCGCCTGGCCCTTGGCGCGCCAGTAGGCGCGCGCCATCTTGAGCGAGGTGTCGGCGGCCTCGGAGCCCGAGCCGGTGAAGAAGACGTAGTCGAGGCCGGCGGGCGTGAGTTCCTTGAGCCGGTTGGCGAGCTCGAAGGACAGCGGATGGCCGAACTGGAAGGCCGGCGAATAGTCGAGCTTCGCGATCTGGCGGCTCACCGCCTCGGTGATCTCGGGGCGGCCGTGGCCCAGGCCCGAGCACCACAGGCCCGAAAGGCCGTCGAAGATCTTGCGGCCTTCGTGGTCGGTGAAGTAGGCGCCCTTGGCCTCGACGATCAGGCGCGGGTCGGCCTTGAACTGGCGGTTGGCGGTGTAGGGCATCCAGTGCGCCTCGAGCCAGGCGGCATCGGTGCGCGGGGCCGGGTGGGCGAGTTCGGGCGTGGCGAGGGTCATGGGTGCGTCCAGGTTGGGGTGGTAAAGGTGACGCGCCGATTGTTGGCAAGCCATTCAGTGTGGAGAATGGCGCAATATCAATGTTCACTTGACGATCCATGCAAGTAAAAGAAGGCGCCTCCACGGCCCGCAGCCGTGCCGTGCTGGGCCAGCTCAGCGACATGGACCTGCGCCTGCTCAAGGTGTTCAAGAGCGTGGTCGACTGCGGCGGCATGGCGGCGGCCGAGCTCGAGCTCAACATCGGCACCTCGACCGTGAGCCGCCACGTGAAGGACCTCGAGACCCGGCTCGGTCTGGTGCTGTGCCGGCGCGGCCGGGCCGGCTTCGCGCTCACGGCCGAGGGCCAGCGCGTGTACGACGAGACGCTGCGGCTCCTCGCTTCGGTCGATGCCTTCCGCGGCAGCATCGACGACATCCACAACCGCATGGGCGGCCAGCTCGAGGTGGCGCTGTTCGACAAGACCGCGACCAATCCGCAGGCACGCATCGGCGAGGCGATCGCGCGTTTTGCCGAGGTGGCGCCCGAGGTCAGCCTGGCGGTGCACGTGGGTTCGATCAACGCGATCGAGCAGGGCGTGCTCGAGGGCAACTTCCAGATCGGCATCATCCCGGCGCACCGCAGCTCGAAGAGCCTGGTCTATGAGGAGCTCTTCGGCGAGACCATGCTGCTGTACTGCGGCCGCGGCCATCCGCTCTTCGAGGCCAGCCATGCGAAGCTCACCTGGCTAAAGCTGCGCGAGCACCATTTCGCGGGCCTGGGCTACCACTCGCCCAACATGGAGCTGAGCCACCGCGCGCAGCTCTCGCGCAAGGCCACGGGCTTCGACCAGGAGGCGATCGCCACGCTCATCCTGTCGGGGCGCTTCCTGGGCTTCCTGCCCGACCACTATGCGCAGGTGTTCGAGCAGCGCGGACTGATGCGCCCGGTGCTGCCCGAGCGCTTCCATTACGAATGCCGCTTCGTGAGCCTGCTGCGGCGTTCGCCGAAGCCTTCGCGCGCGGTGCTGGCGTTCCAGGCCTGCCTCACGGCGGCGCACCGCGGGCGCTAGCCGAACCGTTCAGGCTGAGCTTGTCGAAGCCCTGCGCGGCGCTTCGATCCTTCGACAAGCTCAGGACAGGCCGAGCTCAGCGCGAACGGATTCCCGTCGACGCTCAGCGCTGCGCGTTGGGCACCAGAAGATGCTTGGCGCCGATGTGCGCCTCCATCTCGTGCATGTGCTGCTCGGCATCGACCATGTGCTCGCTCATCAGCCGGTGCACCGTCGCGGCGTCCTCCTTGCGGTAGGCCGCCAGCAACTGCGTGTGGTAGTCGACGTTGGCCTCGCCGAAGTGGTGATGGTCGAGCGCCTTCTTGTAGACCACGAGGTCGCGCAGCAGGTCGTTGAGGAAGCGGCACATGAAGGACAGCACCGGGTTGGGGCAGGCCTCGGCCAGGATGGTGTGGAAGGCCAGCTCGGCCTCGCGCTGGATGCGCAGCTCGTCCTCGGAGGTCGGCTCCTTGGTGCACAGGCGCACGTTCTCCTCGAGCCGCTCGAGCATTTCGGGCGTGAGCCGGCCCACCACGCTGACCGCGAGCTCGGGCTCGAGCGCCTTGCGCAGCTGGTAGATATGGTGGCCGTCGAGGTGGTGGAAGTGCAAGAAGTTGCGCAGCGGCTCCGACGCATGCTCGACCGACACCTGCTGCAGGTAGGCGCCGCCGCCGGGCCCGGTGCGGATCGAGATCAGGCCGCTGACCTCGAGCGCCTTGAGCGCCTCGCGCACCGTGCTCTTCGAATAGCCGAACAGCTCGATCAGTTCCTTCTCGTTCGGCAGCCGGTCGCCGGGCTGCTTGCGCTCGGCCACGATCCAGCGCTTCACGTCCTCGACGATGACGTCCGAGAGCTTTTGTCGCTTCGGGCGGTGTTGCCCCACTGTCATGCCCACGCTCGATGTCCCTCGGGAGATGCGCGGAATGCGCAACAGCGGGCGATCTTACCCAGGGCCTCCGCGCGCATCGGCGTGGTGCGCGCGGGCGGGGCCGGGGGCCTGCGGAGTCGGTGTTTTCTGGGCACGGGGATTGCTAACGGGTTTTTACCAGCATATTAATCCTATTTATCCGCTTAAATTCGCCGCGACCGCGGACGCCCATCCCTCTCCACCCTCACCACGACGGAGTTCCTCTTGCAACGCAGACACCTTCTCCAACTGGCCGCCCTGTCGGCCGCTCCCGCTTCCCTGCTGGCCGGCCGCTCGGCCTTCGCGCAATCGGCCGAGGCGATCCGCTTCGGTTGCCCGGTGCCGATGTCGGGCGCCTTCGCGGCCAACGGCAAGTTCGCCGACCTCGGCATGAAGCTGGCGATCGAGCAGTACGGCAGCGTGCTCAAGCGCCCGCTGGCCTACACGGTGCTCGACACCGAGGGCAAGCCCGCGACCGCGGTGCGCAAGGT is from Variovorax paradoxus and encodes:
- the phnY gene encoding phosphonoacetaldehyde dehydrogenase, which translates into the protein MSQATLKPGTIHREALRIAGERVYRDRTIEVTYPYTGEVIATVPKATLDDVRNALRIARDYKPTLTRYERYKILMRAGEIIASRLDEISRTITLESGLSRKDSLYEVGRASDVLLFAANQALVDDGQVFSCDLTHHGKSRKVYTLREPLQGAITAITPFNHPLNQVIHKVAPAIATNNRIVLKPSEKTPLAAFLLADILYEAGLPPPMLSVLTGDPREIADELLTNADVDLVTFTGGVPIGKYIAAKAVYKRQILELGGNDPIIVMDDADIEEAATLAASGSYKNSGQRCTAIKRMLVHESVADQFVELLVAKTRALKYGDPMDPDTDMGTVIDEAAAKQFEGVVNEAIAAGAKLLYGNERRGALYSPTVLDRVDPGMTVAKHETFGPVSPVIRFKTIDEAIRISNGTAYGLSSSICTNRLDHITRFIRELNVGSVNVREVPGYRLELTPFGGIKDSGLGYKEGVLEAMKSFTNTKTYSLPW
- a CDS encoding phosphohydrolase produces the protein MSLSLPDIVGLFETKGHAQYDGEPVTQLEHALQSAHLAEQEGADSALIAASLLHDLGHLLHDFGGTPTQQRLDDLHQYRCLPFLRALFDVATLEPIRLHVDAKRFLCAREPGHLEALSPDSQRSLQLQGGVFDSAQASAFEALPYAKDAVRLRRWDDTAKCADAKTPDLAHYVRHLEAALKPTAIAA
- a CDS encoding FAD-dependent oxidoreductase produces the protein MRPFWIEQALFNDGDLAPALQGECEADLCIVGGGFTGLWTAIQARQQAPALDIVILESDLCGAGASGRNGGCLLTWSAKFLTLRRLFGEDEAVRLVKASEAAVQHIADFCAAHGIDAELRQDGTLYTATSPAQVGTLDPMMRALEARGIHSYRTLPPEEVARRSGSARNLAGVYSPIAATVHPGKLVRGLRRVALAMGIRIHERTPMLDFSTGHPVVVRTPAGSVRAKKLVLAMNAWMASRFAQFERTIAIVSSDMVITERCPELLERSGLTDGVSVLDSRTFVYYYRGTADGRLMLGKGGNTFAWGGRMAKVFYERSPYEAELTQALRSFFPALSETPITASWNGPSDRSVTGFPFFGRLDGAPHIYYGFGYSGNGVGPTYMGGQILSSLVLDQDNAWTRSPITKGPLGYFPPEPVRYVGSIVVRNAIRRKELAEDENRQPWLVDRMLSKLANAAGKADKA
- a CDS encoding GNAT family N-acetyltransferase, whose translation is MSGTPPVVLARRPATREDIPFLLALRQRTMNGHVVASGAEVSDAHHMARLMHRFECAEVLLHEGEPVGLLKVSRDPHEWVLIQIQLAPRYQGGGIGTGLLAEVVAEAERAGVDLTLSVLKANPARALYARFGFLVERESEFSYEMRRKP
- a CDS encoding aspartate aminotransferase family protein; protein product: MTLATPELAHPAPRTDAAWLEAHWMPYTANRQFKADPRLIVEAKGAYFTDHEGRKIFDGLSGLWCSGLGHGRPEITEAVSRQIAKLDYSPAFQFGHPLSFELANRLKELTPAGLDYVFFTGSGSEAADTSLKMARAYWRAKGQASKTRLIGREKGYHGVNFGGISVGGIGANRKLFGQGVEADHLPHTQLAANAFTRGMPENGAELADRLLDLIALHDASNIAAVIVEPFAGSAGVVIPPQGYLKRLRDICTAHNILLIFDEVITGFGRCGTLTGADAFGVVPDIMNAAKQITNGAQPLGAVIASKEIYDTFMAAGGPDYMLEFPHGYTYSAHPVACAAGIAALDVLQKEDMPARVKALAPHFENAVHSLKGSKHVTDIRNFGLAAGLTIAALPGEPARRPYEIAMNCWKKGFYVRYGGDTIQLAPPFISEKAEIDRMINALGDALAETN
- a CDS encoding FadR family transcriptional regulator, producing the protein MTVGQHRPKRQKLSDVIVEDVKRWIVAERKQPGDRLPNEKELIELFGYSKSTVREALKALEVSGLISIRTGPGGGAYLQQVSVEHASEPLRNFLHFHHLDGHHIYQLRKALEPELAVSVVGRLTPEMLERLEENVRLCTKEPTSEDELRIQREAELAFHTILAEACPNPVLSFMCRFLNDLLRDLVVYKKALDHHHFGEANVDYHTQLLAAYRKEDAATVHRLMSEHMVDAEQHMHEMEAHIGAKHLLVPNAQR
- a CDS encoding LysR family transcriptional regulator, with the translated sequence MQVKEGASTARSRAVLGQLSDMDLRLLKVFKSVVDCGGMAAAELELNIGTSTVSRHVKDLETRLGLVLCRRGRAGFALTAEGQRVYDETLRLLASVDAFRGSIDDIHNRMGGQLEVALFDKTATNPQARIGEAIARFAEVAPEVSLAVHVGSINAIEQGVLEGNFQIGIIPAHRSSKSLVYEELFGETMLLYCGRGHPLFEASHAKLTWLKLREHHFAGLGYHSPNMELSHRAQLSRKATGFDQEAIATLILSGRFLGFLPDHYAQVFEQRGLMRPVLPERFHYECRFVSLLRRSPKPSRAVLAFQACLTAAHRGR